cgcaacggtgtaaaaattacgagtcaactatgcacaagaataaaatataatatttaaataattcataataattcataatattaaataataaaaagttgttaattgagcatagttcaggggtcataagtgaaaattcaatttctaaattcgcctataaaaggctttgtaatcgtaatgtaaaaacacacctttttctatctttttcttatttatcaatatcaattatcaatatctatattctatatctctatcataatgttaacttaataagatataacaataatcttaattttaattttaaattatgataataataagatttatgatagagatcgtttgagtgtgtaagtcgaaattctgtccgtgtaacgctacgctatttttaatcattgtaagttatgttcaacctttttacattaatgtatcgtaactaagttattattatgcttatttgagccgaagtaatcgtgatgttgggctaaaatattaagaaggggttattgaactttggaccataattaaggtttgggcaaaagaccgacacttgtggaaattgaactattgactattaatagatggggggtattgtctaattgagtgacaactcattggagtctgtcgaacctatcttcaaattaattaacctaataattaataatgattatggttgtcctatttagtgacgttcatatggaatctgttataatcatttaattaatcaattgggttgggtaattgattattcattctgatcaagtggatgaattaatattcataaactaattaaaacaggggtggattacatacagtgataactggtgtaattgttgacagaagtgatagctgcgtcacagtttaaatccttaatcagttggaatatttgacttcgggtataagggtaatttgacgaggatactcgcactttatatttatgaccgatggactattatggacaaaaaccagatagacgtatcaaataaaccaggacaaaggacaattaacccatggtaataaattaaaatcaacacgtcaaacatcatgattacggaagtttaaataagcataattcttttattatatttctcatcgtatctttatttactgtcattttattactcgcaattttatttactgtcattttatttattgtcattattttacgcactttaattatcgtcatttatctttacgcttaaaatatagaatcgacaaaccggtcattaaacggtaaaaccccccttttataataatattactacttatataattatatatattttgtataaatatagttaaaaatatagtaagtatcaccagctccctgtggaacgaaccggacttactaaaaactacactactctacgattaggtacactgcctatagtgttgtagcaaggtttaggtatatcccaaccgtaaattaataaaacttgtgtcatattttgtagtattttgtattaaaaataatactatttcgtaccctcacgctacatcatcagttttCTTCTTAAGCACCTTGCTACGAAGCGTGTTATAATATATATGATTTTGCCCGTTAAAAAAATAAACATTGCATTGTTTTCtagatacataatataataataataattattattattattattatttggccCTCATATTATAGAAATCCATCTTCACCCTTCAACTATTGAAATTATATATATCTGGTTACAATAATTTATCTTTCAAATTCAAATATTTCTTACCATAGATCGACTCTAAGTGGGTCTTAATTACTCTCCTCCAAATAAAGTAAGCCTCATATATTGCAGTTTAACCAATGGGTGTGTAAGAAAGAGCACACGAATAATTTAACTAGTGCGATGAGCCAACAAATACTGCTTTTCCTAGTAGAATATCGATAATGTGGAGACATAGCTTGGCCGGAGTGCGTCTAACCAAGATCAGGGACAGTGAAGTGCTCATCTTCATCCTCGTAATGTGGTATCTCATATCTTGGTTTCTTGATTTGTGGGGCGTAAAACTTGGTTTGTTTGTATGCTGTGTTGTTAATGGATGTTGGAAGTTGAGGAACTTCGGCAGCTTCATCACCAAACATACCATAGTCGCTTAACCACTCAAATTCGCCAAATTCGAGTTTTTCTTTCTGCACATCAAAAAATACATTTTCAATAACTTATCTGAAAATTATCAAAAGCAGCCTTCATGTCTTTTTTATGTGCAGAATAAGCTAAGTTATCTTCATCAAACTACTTAATTAGAACATTCACATCCGTATTTATTTAAATTTCCTTATAAGGTCTGGTTACCCCTAATAGAAATCAATCTATAGTACCATATCATTTCTTGCAGTTTTCTACTATAATTTGATAGTCCAGAGTACATATATATTTTCGACAGTATGGTTACCTTATCAGATGATTCAAAATCCGTAAATTGCAAGAGGTCATCAACAGCCCAAGACGGTGAATTGTATCCTGAAATTTGGTGGGCCATTGTTTTTGTGGAATTGACATGTGGCACGACAACATTTTTGGTGGACGGTGGTAGTGGCTCTTGGTTGTTCTTTTCAGGCTGTTGTTGGGAACTTGAACTAAGAGCCACTCGGATTCCAGTAGCTAAGAATCGCTGGTGGTTAGCCGCAAGGCTACCAGCCGAATGAATTGGTTCGTCACAATCACGACAGAACAAGGCTCGATCCTCCACACAGAATATAAATGCTGTTTTTTCCTGCAATTATTAGTTATGGATTAGTTAAGTTAATTACTAATTTACATTGCTTCACTTGTCTAGATAGTAAAATTACACATAACTGCCTTTTTCTCATTAAGATGACAAAATGTTAGATGCTATTTTTCTATCTGTTCTGAATGATTCTTTAGTTAATGGAATCTACACATAACAAAAGATAATACCAATGAGCTAAAACAATACCATGCCTCAGCTCATCACAATTAGAAAATAAATAACCTTGTTGACCACTGGTTGGCCAATGAAGCAAACTACCCGGGTTCAATATCCGGTTATGCTAAATTGtttaaaaagggagtgtgactagagtttGCACATAATGCATAATTGGTAGTGTGACTAGAGTTTGCACATAATGCATAATTCACCTGGTATAAtctgggggcttgattacccgaggggAGCCAATGTGGCCGTTCATAGTAGGGTTTCCGCGCTtactcaaaaaaataaaaaaataaataacctTCTAcctattattttaattataaacaCACATCAAGCAATAAAACTCACAAAAAATTACTTcttaatttcaatttattattttgTGAACTaacaaaaaataattaaataactcaatttaatttaatattaaatcaAAAAATAATCAATCTAATCTAATCATAAAATAaagggagatgattctcacacatacttttttgatcctcacacactaattgagtattattagaggagtaaaaggttaaaataggtgtacgaggataaaaaaaaaaagtgtgtgtgagaatcataccCTAAAATAAAGGGCGTTGATAGATACACAActacttcttctttttttttttacatacacAGCCAAATTAATATTTTTTGACTATTTTACCCTTCACAACCATACACAACCATTTTCTCACCATTTTACTCGAGAAAGAGGGTAAAATGgtccaaaatattaatttaattgtgtatggcaaaataaaaaaaattgtgtaCGATAGCACCTTAACCATCACATTACACCTAGTGGTTGACATTGTTCAAACCTGAGTAATATACAAATACAAATTATATTCATAAGGATCATAAAAACAAACAAACACCATTTACATACttatatcatataataataattaaactgtacaaaatcaaattaaaaacaaataaaaaaatagaGAAATTACTTGGCAAATATCACAAGGAGGCAGCTTATTAGACCAAGTTTGTAGCAAGAGCCTTTGATGCTTGCTAGCAAGCTTATTAGCTGCATGTACTTCAACATCACATCTTGCACACAAAGCAGCTTCATCTGCACAACAAATCaaagtagcaggtgctttctcacaCACATCACACTGTATCTTCATTTCACAACACAATTGTTAATTTGTAAAAATCAAAGAAAATAAGAAAGAGAGTTGAGAAGATAAGAATAATTAAAGATATTTTGGAGATCAAAATGCTAGATAGAAAAGGAAGACAACACGGAGTTGATATGGGTCCAGTTGTGTGAGTTCTTGTGGGTAGGAATCAGTTTCATTTGTAGTGGCTGTCAATTATTTTGgctgtattttaagtttatttgtgAAATTTGTGTAATATGTAATAATTGTATGTGTGGATGTAAGGTTGTGTTAATTCCGTACATGTATTTTGCAAGTTGAAATAATGCGGTAGTGGGAGGAAAATGACTTTATAGAATCTTAAATGGTGTCATTTAATGaaaacaacttttttttttttttttttaaggcgaaaaggatatatatatatattgaaagatcTTCATCAAAATGATGAAGATAAGAGTCATACAATGGCGGAATAAACTCGGCCATAAAGAAGATACAAATTGAACTAAAGACTAAAAGCATAAAAGACTCGGATCATCCATCCAAACATAAGAGTGGAACCCGTTGCAAAGCTTTGAGATTAGTCGCCCAAAGGAAGGTCTTCAGTTTAATGTTACGCACCAAAACCGAACGACATAGAAATTTGCCATTGAAAACAAGATCATTGCGAGCCAACCAAATTGCCCAAATAGACGCGGGGCCGATAAGATTCCAAAAATTTGAAGTTTTAATGCCCATGCCATAAAACCAATCATACGAAAAAAGCTCGATTGATCCCGGAATCACCCAATAAATCTTCCACCATCAAAACAAATCCGCCCAAATTTTAGACGACCACTTACAAAGAACCAAAAGATGATTGACCATTTCGATTTCCTTAGACGGGATATTGTTACCCCAAAACAATTTTGGCCAAGAAGGAGAAGACACAATATTAGATTGAACAAGAAGGCGTACAGCTTCAGAAACGGTGTACACACCTTCGGCAGAGGGAGACCACAACAATTGGACATCAACATTCGCAACACAAACAACAGTAGATAGCAAAGCCAATAATACATCCATTTTAATAGCATTAGCGAATGACAAGGGGCGAAAAAACAGGAACATTCCAAAGACAATTATCATGAGAATTGGAAGAAAAACAGTAGAATTGACTAACCGTTTCGAAAGGCGTATAGAAATTATCGAACAGAGATGAGAAAAAAATCCTTTAAAACTTGCCCATTAAGCCATGTATCATGCCAAAACAATATCTTGTCACCTCTTCCTAATTTCCACTTCCAAGCATTCGTACCGACAATGGATTGAAGAGAAGAATCGTGTTGCATATTCACCACGAGGCCACGGCTATTCCACGAGGCTATCCTCATGGTTTGGATTTAATTGGCGGAGTTTCGTCATCGGCCATATCTTGCATCACTATACCAAAATTGACCAATTCTTCCCTGAAAGAAATTTTTCTTCCCCCAAACGGATTACGATTACGCTTATTCTGTTTCAAGACATTACCATCACCCACTACATGCCCAATTTCACTTTCTGTATCAAAAGCACTAGCAAGGTTGGAAATTAATTCAGCCCTATCTTTGACTTCAAGAACATTTTTACCCTTTGACTTGAGAATATTGGAAGTGTCACCATTCTTTGCAACAGTAGAATCGCTTATACACCTTTTCTTAATTTTATCACACGATTCTTTACAACCAAGATTAATGCACTGATCACCTTTAGTTGGGCTGTAACCTTTTATTTTAGATGCAAAAGAAGGATCATTATCAGAAGAGATAAGAGCCTGTGAATTGGAAGGGACAGATTTATTAGGGGAAATAGATGAAAGGGTAGGATAGTCATTAAGATTGAGGGTAAAATTGGTACGCTTTAAAGGAGAATTGGGTAGTGAAAAAGACTTATCAGCTTTGTCTACCCTCTCACTATGTAGGCCCATGTCTTTGACCTTGAAAAGGGACACCTTAATATCCTCTTCTGCTTTTTTGATATCTTCATATCTAGCCATTTGTACTTTAACAGCTTTAGTAACCTTCTCCATAGAGTTATGTATTACTCTTGGTGTGGGCCCCAAATGTGGTACACTTGACTTTagtaacaacatttacatgtaacgactaacgatgacttaacgactcagttaaaatgtatatgcatgtagtgtattaatatgtattcataaacttttggaagacttcaagacacttatcaaaatacttctacttaacaaaaatgcttacaattacatcctcgttcagtttcatcaacaattctactcgtatgcacccgtattcgtactcgtacaatacacagcttttagatgtatgtactattggtatatacactccaatgatcagctcttagcagcccatgtgagtcatctaacacatgtgggaaccatcatttggcaactagcatgaaatatctcataaaattacaaaaatattagtaatcattcatgacttatttacatgtaaacaaaattgcacatcctttatatctaatccatataccaacgaccaaaaacacctacaaacactttcattattcaattttcttcatcttcaagttctaagtgttcttcataaattttacaagttctagtttcataaaatcaagaatacttccaagtttactagctcacttccaatcttgtaaagtgatcatctaacctcaagaaatccttgttgtttatagtaagatatcattctaaatcaaggtaatactcatatacaaacttggattcaattcctataactataactatcttaattcgagtgataatcttacttgaacttgttttcgtgtcatgattctgcttcaagaactttcaagccatccaagatcctttgaagctagatcatttcttgtcacttccagtaggtttacctactaaacttgagatagtaatgatgttcgtaacatcattcgattcatatatataaaactaccttattcgaaggtttaaacttgaaatcactagaacatagtttagttatttctaaacttgttcgcaaacaaaagttaatccttctaacttgaattttaaaatcaactaaacacatgttctatatctatatgatatgctaacttaatgatttaaaaccgggaaacacgaaaagcactgtaaaaccggatatacgctgtcgtagtaacaccgcgggctgttttgggttagttaattaaaaactatgataaactttgattcaaaagttgttcttctgggaaaatgatttttctaatgaacatgaaactatatccaaaaatcatggttaaactcaaagtagaagtatgttttccaaagtggtcatctagacgtcgttctttcgactgaaatgactacctttacaaaaacgacttgtaacctgtatttctgactataaacttatactttttatgtttagattcataaacttaagttcaatatgaaaccatagcaacttgaaacactcaaaatggatttaaaacgaagaagttatgggtaaaacaagattagataatttttcttgttgtagctacgtgaaaattggtaacaaatctatattaatcatatactagctaatttatattgtattacatgtattctaatatattatgtaatcttgagataccatagacacttatacaaatgttttgacatatcatatcgacccatgtatatatattatttggaacaaccatagacactctatatacagtaatgttggagttagctatacagagttgaggttgattccaaatatatatatactttgagttatgatctagcctgagacgtgtatacactgggtcgtggattgatccaagataatatatattgatttatttctgtacatctaactatggacaactagttgtaggttactaacgaggacagctgacttaataaacttaaaacattaaaacatattaaaaatgttgtaaatatattttgaacatactttgatatatatatgtacatatttgttataggttcgtgaatcgaccagtggccaagtcttacttcccgacgaagtaaaaatctatgaaagtgagttatagtcccgcttttaaaatctattattttttttgggatgagaatacatacgattttaaaaatgttttacaaaatagacacaagtaatcgaaaatactttctatgttggattatcgaaccgaatatgcccctttttagcttggtagcctaagaattagggaaatggcccctaattgacgcgaatcctaaagatagatctatttggcccaacaagcctcatccgacttacggatgctttagtacttcgatttatcatatccgatgagagtcccggaatgatggggatattctatatgcatcttgttaaggtcggttaccaggtgttcaacatatgaatgatttttatctctatgcagtttgtgaaatgcctgatatgatatgtgttataaaaatgaaatcttgtggtctattattatgatttgataatatgtaggttaaacctataactcaccaacgattttgttgacgttttaagcatgtttattctcaggtgattattaagagcttccgctattgcatactaaattaaggacaagatttggagtccatgcttgtataatattatttaaaaactgcattcgaagacttatgttgatgtgtaatattattgtaaaccattatgtaatggtcgtgtgaaaaacgctatactttagattatcattatttgataatcgtcgtaatattttaaaggttatggtttgttctaaaatcgaatgcagtctttgaaaaacgtctcatatagaggtcaaaacctcgcaacgaaatcaattaatatggaacgtttataatcaatatgaacgggacatttcagttggtatccgagcgttggtcttagagaaccagaaatttgcattagtgtgtcttatcgagtttgttaggatacattagtgagtctggattcgaccgtgttttctttaaaaacgattgcttaacacttttgttggaaactatatattattaacatgtaaatattatgtgatatattaacctcataatgtgtttgatattgtgtgatagatgtctaccactagtacaaatcccatcgattcacctaataataatgaagagtcgaatatattttgggaagattcacaaattcccgaagaggaaccggaagaagaggaaccggaagagaaggaaccggaagaggaggaaccggaagaagaagaggttctggaggaagaaatattgatacctatagtaaatcgattaaataaaagaaaatcctcaaccaacggaccaaagttaataatggtcaatggtgtttccgccgaggaagcaaaatattgggaagattaccaatttttcgatgaatcggatcccgatg
This genomic stretch from Rutidosis leptorrhynchoides isolate AG116_Rl617_1_P2 chromosome 11, CSIRO_AGI_Rlap_v1, whole genome shotgun sequence harbors:
- the LOC139876840 gene encoding B-box zinc finger protein 24-like: MKIQCDVCEKAPATLICCADEAALCARCDVEVHAANKLASKHQRLLLQTWSNKLPPCDICQEKTAFIFCVEDRALFCRDCDEPIHSAGSLAANHQRFLATGIRVALSSSSQQQPEKNNQEPLPPSTKNVVVPHVNSTKTMAHQISGYNSPSWAVDDLLQFTDFESSDKKEKLEFGEFEWLSDYGMFGDEAAEVPQLPTSINNTAYKQTKFYAPQIKKPRYEIPHYEDEDEHFTVPDLG